From the Lolium rigidum isolate FL_2022 chromosome 2, APGP_CSIRO_Lrig_0.1, whole genome shotgun sequence genome, one window contains:
- the LOC124692205 gene encoding serine/threonine-protein kinase STY13-like — MAEGARFHGMIGGGGRKEMQGNQFDGFHNMPYYHKIDEGSHMSVDSTDNYNLSNYAGGSVTMMSVGGDSSVASNESRTVILKHPGLRDAPTASYSVGSSVFRPNRVAAHTLNEDALARVLMDPNHPTEILSKYQQWAIDLGRLDMGVPFAQGAFGKLYRGTYIGEDVAIKLLEKPDNDTERAQSLEQQFVQEVMMLSTLRHPNIVRFIGACRKSIVWCIVTEYAKGGSVRQFLARRQNKLVPLRLAVKQALDVAQGMAYVHALGFIHRDLKSDNLLIAADRSIKIADFGVARIEVKTEGMTPETGTYRWMAPEMIQHRPYDHKVDVYSFGIVLWELITGMLPFTNMTAVQAAFAVVNKGARPVIPQDCLPCLSHIMMRCWDANPEVRPPFTEIVSMLQNAEVEVMSHVRKGRFRCCVAEPMTTD; from the exons ATGGCTGAGGGGGCAAGGTTTCATGGTATGATTGGCGGTGGTGGCAGAAAGGAGATGCAAGGAAACCAGTTCGATGGCTTCCACAACATGCCCTACTATCACAAGATCGACgaaggctcccacatgtcggtggACAGCACCGACAACTACAACCTGTCCAACTATGCCGGTGGCTCCGTCACCATGATGTCGGTGGGTGGCGACAGCAGCGTGGCCTCGAACGAGTCCCGCACGGTCATACTTAAGCACCCGGGCCTCCGTGATGCCCCGACCGCGAGCTACTCGGTCGGCAGTAGCGTCTTCCGCCCCAACCGTGTGGCCGCGCACACGCTCAACGAGGATGCGTTGGCCAGGGTCTTGATGGACCCGAACCATCCGACCGAGATACTCAGTAAGTACCAGCAGTGGGCCATTGATCTGGGGAGGTTGGACATGGGGGTTCCTTTCGCGCAAGGGGCCTTTGGGAAGCTGTACAGGGGGACATACATTGGCGAGGATGTTGCCATTAAGCTGCTGGAGAAGCCTGACAACGACACAGAGAGAGCGCAATCGTTGGAACAGCAGTTTGTGCAAGAAGTTATGATGTTGTCCACGCTGAGGCACCCGAACATTGTAAGGTTCATAGGGGCTTGCAGGAAGTCAATCGTGTGGTGCATTGTTACTGAGTATGCAAAAGGTGGCTCGGTCCGGCAGTTCCTGGCAAGAAGACAGAACAAGCTGGTACCTTTGAGGCTGGCTGTCAAACAAGCGTTGGATGTAGCTCAGGGAATGGCCTATGTGCATGCCTTGGGATTTATACACAGGGATCTAAAGTCAGATAATCTTCTGATTGCAGCAGACAGGTCCATTAAGATTGCCGACTTTggagttgctcgtatcgaagtgaAAACAGAGGGGATGACACCAGAGACAGGAACCTACCGCTGGATGGCACC ggaaatGATTCAGCATCGACCTTACGATCATAAAGTTGATGTCTACAGCTTCGGGATCGTCCTGTGGGAGCTTATAACTGGCATGCTTCCTTTCACAAACATGACAGCAGTTCAGGCTGCTTTTGCTGTCGTAAACAAGGGTGCTCGTCCCGTGATCCCACAAGATTGCCTACCTTGCCTGAGCCACATCATGATGCGCTGCTGGGACGCGAACCCTGAGGTCCGCCCACCATTTACTGAGATCGTCAGCATGCTTCAGAACGCGGAGGTGGAGGTCATGAGCCATGTCCGTAAAGGACGCTTCCGCTGCTGTGTCGCTGAACCCATGACCACCGACTGA
- the LOC124687067 gene encoding squamosa promoter-binding-like protein 4: protein MELTASKPTPSSSAHLLWDWADAAAPGSSGEAAGRRGKEKRAKVTVGEEGSGGGGGGGNARCQVEGCGVELRAAKEYHRKHRVCEAHTKSPRVVVAGQERRFCQQCSRFHPLTEFDLKKRSCRRRLSDHNARRRKQQPDAFSFAPARLPSSLIFDDRRQISFVWDKAPLSHVRPFAISPWNSPSDFKLPQVKEIREVSINGQVHLDKSHLPHAVPTLSHDIDGLLSMKGPDSSLSASKLGGAPDLQRALSLLSASSCGLPDPVLQASCLVQFTGASQNSRGLPPSHGGSSASASFVEGHQPMAPSSQLVRFTLDGTSNGYESTFFGLNQMN from the exons ATGGAGTTGACGGCCTCGAAGCCCACCCCGTCCTCCTCGGCTCACCTCCTCTGGGACTGGGCCGACGCCGCCGCTCCGGGCTCTTCGGGCGAGGCAgcagggaggcgcgggaaggagaaGCGGGCCAAGGTGACGGTGGGGGAGGAgggaagcggcggaggaggaggtggaggaaacgcaaggtgcCAGGTGGAGGGCTGCGGCGTCGAGCTCCGCGCCGCCAAGGAGTACCACCGGAAGCACCGCGTCTGCGAGGCCCACACCAAGTCTccccgcgtcgtcgtcgccggccagGAGCGCCGCTTCTGCCAGCAGTGCAGCCG GTTCCATCCACTGACCGAGTTTGACCTGAAGAAGAGGAGCTGCCGGAGGCGACTGTCGGATCACAATGCTCGGCGCCGGAAGCAACAGCCAGATGCATTCTCCTTTGCACCGGCAAGGCTGCCATCATCGTTGATATTTG ATGATAGACGGCAAATAAGTTTTGTTTGGGACAAAGCTCCGCTTAGCCATGTAAGGCCGTTTGCCATTTCTCCATGGAACAGCCCGTCTGACTTCAAGCTCCCACAAGTAAAGGAAATAAGAGAAGTATCAATCAATGGACAAGTCCATCTGGATAAATCTCATCTACCTCATGCTGTTCCAACACTGAGTCATGACATAGATGGGCTATTATCAATGAAAG GTCCGGATTCATCTTTATCTGCTTCAAAATTAGGTGGAGCACCGGATCTTCAGCGTGCTCTCTCTCTTCTGTCAGCTAGTTCTTGTGGATTACCTGATCCTGTACTGCAAGCATCTTGCCTCGTCCAGTTCACCGGTGCCAGCCAAAACAGCAGGGGCCTGCctccatcacatggagggagctcTGCGTCGGCGTCCTTCGTTGAAGGGCACCAGCCTATGGCGCCATCGTCTCAGCTTGTCCGTTTTACCTTAGATGGCACCAGCAATGGCTACGAGTCCACTTTCTTCGGTCTAAACCAGATGAATTGA